A single window of Malus sylvestris chromosome 5, drMalSylv7.2, whole genome shotgun sequence DNA harbors:
- the LOC126623997 gene encoding uncharacterized protein LOC126623997 produces MVSKILKKTAFDKNPMSTKGCRGIRQRHRRNCPVIKAAAAASSIVLTRIGSKGFKIIQKTQTRDGEPESELSRERRPLPPLTSPEKRTVFLDLDETLVHSVTGPPPKRFDFVVRPMIRGKVMTFYVVKRPGVDEFLEKLGNKYEVVVFTAGLREYATLVLDRLDRKRVISHRLFRDTCTEVNGRFVKDLAIQGRDLSRLVIVDDNPNAYSFQPENAIPILPFVDDVADRELRRVLEFFEDEDARCCDDIRDAVRRFVGDDESMTSSDGDFDGLEVALELEEMMDAKCKLPVLMVSSKAREIMSRREFHQFGIPILGFRTRMVVMFCLFLLLLHVMCFRTESVHTFF; encoded by the coding sequence atggtgTCCAAGATTTTGAAGAAAACCGCATTCGACAAAAATCCCATGTCCACCAAGGGGTGTCGTGGCATAAGGCAGCGCCACCGCCGCAACTGCCCCGTTATAAAGGCCGCAGCTGCTGCCTCCTCTATCGTGCTCACCCGCATTGGCTCCAAAGGATTTAAGATCATTCAAAAAACCCAAACCCGAGACGGTGAACCTGAATCCGAATTATCCCGGGAACGCCGTCCGCTCCCGCCACTGACTTCGCCGGAGAAGCGGACCGTGTTTCTCGATCTCGATGAGACACTGGTCCATTCCGTGACGGGCCCGCCGCCCAAGAGATTTGACTTCGTCGTACGGCCTATGATTCGCGGCAAAGTAATGACTTTCTACGTCGTGAAGCGTCCTGGCGTGGACGAGTTTTTGGAGAAATTAGGAAACAAGTACGAGGTGGTGGTGTTCACGGCCGGGTTGCGCGAGTACGCGACGCTGGTGCTCGACCGGCTGGACCGGAAGCGGGTGATTTCGCACCGGCTATTCAGGGACACGTGTACGGAGGTGAATGGGAGGTTCGTGAAGGACCTGGCAATTCAGGGGAGGGACCTGAGCCGGCTGGTGATTGTCGACGACAACCCCAACGCGTACAGCTTCCAGCCGGAGAACGCAATCCCAATCCTGCCGTTTGTGGACGACGTGGCCGACCGGGAGCTGAGGAGGGTGCTGGAGTTCTTCGAGGACGAGGATGCTCGCTGCTGCGACGACATTAGGGACGCTGTGAGGCGGTTTGTTGGGGATGACGAGTCGATGACGTCATCAGACGGCGACTTCGATGGGTTGGAGGTGGCGTTAGAGTTGGAGGAGATGATGGATGCCAAGTGTAAGCTCCCGGTGCTGATGGTTTCATCAAAAGCGCGGGAAATCATGAGTCGACGTGAATTTCACCAGTTTGGGATACCTATTTTAGGGTTTCggacgaggatggtggtgatGTTCTGTTTGTTTCTGCTACTTCTTCATGTAATGTGCTTTCGCACGGAATCAGTTCACACTTTTTTCTAG
- the LOC126624800 gene encoding uncharacterized protein LOC126624800 has protein sequence MVSKIVKKSANRRRNRGKSSAKKAAVEVSSAVLASLFTCPRRLVKLFAKLARIGTPNRHKGFKILKKAQVHEAEPESEPGSGNPLCRKLSFEPPLPPLFYPETMTVILDLDETLVHAQADPPPEKFDFIVRPKIDGIEMNFYVLKRPGVDELLEKLGAMYEVVVFTAGLREYASLVLDRLDRKRSISHRLYRDSCKEVDGKFVKDLSGLGRDLSRVVIVDDNPNSYIFQPENAVPVRPFVDDMADRELGTLVEFFEGLDCEDMRDAVKKFVGCGGGGGGDGGGSKDGKAV, from the coding sequence ATGGTGTCCAAGATTGTGAAGAAGAGCGCCAACAGGCGACGCAATCGCGGAAAGTCCTCCGCCAAGAAGGCTGCAGTCGAGGTCTCCTCCGCCGTGTTGGCCTCCCTCTTCACTTGCCCGCGCCGCCTCGTCAAGCTTTTCGCGAAACTTGCGCGAATTGGCACCCCGAACCGCCACAAGGGCTTCAAGATCCTCAAGAAAGCCCAAGTCCATGAGGCGGAGCCGGAATCCGAACCCGGATCGGGAAACCCACTCTGCCGCAAGCTCTCGTTCGAGCCGCCGCTTCCGCCGCTTTTCTATCCGGAGACGATGACGGTGATTCTCGATCTGGATGAGACCTTGGTGCACGCACAGGCCGACCCGCCTCCGGAGAAGTTCGATTTCATAGTGCGGCCGAAGATCGACGGAATCGAGATGAATTTTTATGTTCTTAAGCGGCCCGGAGTGGACGAGTTGTTGGAGAAGTTAGGGGCGATGTACGAGGTGGTGGTGTTCACGGCAGGGTTGAGAGAGTACGCGTCGCTGGTGCTGGACCGGTTGGACAGGAAACGGTCGATTTCGCACCGGCTCTATCGGGACTCGTGTAAAGAAGTGGACGGGAAGTTCGTGAAGGACTTGTCCGGGCTGGGGAGAGACTTGAGCCGGGTGGTGATTGTGGACGACAATCCCAATTCGTACATCTTTCAACCGGAGAATGCTGTTCCGGTCCGACCGTTTGTGGATGACATGGCGGACCGGGAGCTGGGGACGTTGGTGGAGTTCTTCGAAGGGTTGGATTGTGAGGACATGAGGGACGCTGTGAAGAAATTTGTTGGCTGCGGCGGCGGAGGCGGAGGCGACGGCGGTGGATCAAAAGACGGCAAAGCAGTGTGA